The following proteins are encoded in a genomic region of Haloarcula marina:
- a CDS encoding CbiX/SirB N-terminal domain-containing protein → MNPDPALVIAAHGSHLNAESSSPTFAHADTIRATGAFSEVREAFWKEEPSFREALRTVDAEEVYLVPLFISEGYFTEQVIPREFRLDGWDPEMWDSDGTSATHATLTAGDTGQTVHYCGPAGTHDSMSDVIVQRAKSVTDDPDVGEGFGLAVVGHGTERNENSAKAIEYHADRIRGMDRFDEVEALFMDEDPEVDDVTDYFESEDVVVVPLFIADGYHTQEDIPEDMGLCEDYRDGYDVPTDVDGHDIWYAGAVGTEPLMADVILERAADAGADLDAAIAEIRDRTGGANPATGD, encoded by the coding sequence ATGAACCCGGACCCAGCACTCGTCATCGCGGCGCACGGTTCGCACCTCAACGCCGAGTCGAGTTCGCCGACGTTCGCACACGCCGACACAATCCGTGCGACCGGGGCGTTCAGCGAGGTCAGAGAGGCGTTCTGGAAGGAGGAACCGTCGTTCCGCGAGGCCCTCCGCACCGTCGACGCCGAGGAGGTGTATCTGGTCCCGCTGTTCATCTCCGAGGGCTACTTCACCGAGCAGGTCATCCCCCGGGAGTTCCGACTCGACGGCTGGGACCCCGAGATGTGGGATTCGGACGGCACGAGCGCAACCCACGCGACGCTCACCGCGGGCGACACGGGGCAGACGGTCCACTACTGCGGCCCCGCCGGGACCCACGACTCGATGAGCGACGTCATCGTCCAGCGAGCCAAGTCCGTCACCGACGACCCGGACGTGGGCGAGGGGTTCGGCCTCGCCGTCGTCGGCCACGGCACGGAGCGAAACGAGAACTCCGCGAAGGCCATCGAGTACCACGCCGACCGCATCCGCGGGATGGACCGCTTCGACGAAGTCGAGGCGCTGTTCATGGACGAAGACCCCGAGGTGGACGACGTGACCGACTACTTCGAGAGCGAGGACGTCGTCGTCGTTCCCCTGTTCATCGCCGACGGCTACCACACGCAAGAGGACATCCCCGAGGACATGGGTCTCTGTGAAGACTACCGCGACGGCTACGACGTGCCGACCGACGTGGACGGCCACGACATCTGGTACGCCGGTGCGGTCGGCACGGAACCGCTGATGGCCGACGTAATTCTCGAACGGGCCGCCGACGCCGGGGCCGACCTCGACGCCGCTATCGCGGAGATCCGGGACCGGACCGGCGGCGCGAATCCCGCGACCGGCGACTGA
- a CDS encoding DUF7524 family protein: MPESLPVHVNRTTLHGLEVPKSFETSESFEIRIVNHGEPTHVHLHVDDALSELAAIDATNHYVKRGSERRVRVTLTKDGATRGNLKVATAHGATTRYVEVVVTESEAETQGVVVDEDLAKPRPKSEAVESEDFSGRFERSIPVIVGTSLALGAAVTATIVFGTDFVALAAGVVAVLAFAIAFVIAFVVLTD, from the coding sequence GTGCCAGAGTCGTTGCCGGTCCACGTCAACCGCACCACGCTCCACGGGCTGGAGGTCCCCAAATCGTTCGAGACGAGCGAGAGCTTCGAAATCCGAATCGTCAACCACGGCGAACCGACCCACGTCCACCTGCACGTGGACGACGCGCTGTCAGAACTGGCGGCCATCGACGCGACGAACCACTACGTCAAGCGCGGGAGCGAGCGCCGCGTCCGCGTCACGCTCACGAAGGACGGTGCGACCCGCGGGAACCTGAAAGTCGCCACGGCCCACGGGGCGACGACGCGCTACGTCGAAGTGGTCGTCACGGAATCCGAAGCGGAGACGCAAGGGGTCGTGGTCGACGAGGACCTGGCGAAGCCACGGCCGAAGTCCGAAGCGGTCGAATCCGAGGACTTCTCTGGTCGCTTCGAGCGCTCGATTCCGGTCATCGTCGGTACCAGTCTGGCGCTGGGAGCCGCTGTCACGGCGACGATAGTTTTCGGTACCGACTTCGTGGCCCTCGCGGCGGGTGTGGTGGCCGTCCTCGCGTTCGCCATCGCGTTCGTCATCGCGTTCGTCGTCCTCACCGATTGA
- a CDS encoding DUF7523 family protein — protein sequence MSLAAETRDAVRARPFLYDALRAGVVNYTAAARTLDVDGETDAVATALRRFAEELPADPAHDSEARVSMRSGVGPAEGDEDPLLVVGDTRYADGSGSATAIVATGALSPAALGDVLGRLRAADVHVEAAGVGHETLVVVVERRDGPDAVRVVEGAVGR from the coding sequence ATGTCACTCGCCGCCGAGACTCGCGACGCCGTCCGCGCCCGGCCGTTCCTCTACGACGCGCTCCGGGCGGGTGTCGTCAACTACACCGCCGCCGCGCGCACGCTCGACGTGGACGGAGAGACAGACGCCGTCGCCACCGCGCTTCGCCGCTTCGCCGAGGAACTACCGGCCGACCCGGCCCACGACAGCGAGGCCCGCGTCTCGATGCGGAGCGGCGTTGGTCCGGCCGAGGGGGACGAGGACCCGCTCTTGGTCGTCGGGGACACGCGATACGCCGACGGTTCGGGGTCGGCGACGGCAATCGTCGCCACCGGAGCCCTTTCACCGGCCGCACTCGGCGACGTGTTGGGCCGACTGCGCGCCGCCGACGTCCACGTCGAGGCGGCGGGCGTCGGGCACGAGACACTCGTGGTCGTCGTCGAGCGTCGGGACGGCCCGGACGCCGTGCGGGTCGTCGAGGGTGCGGTCGGTCGCTGA
- a CDS encoding DUF6684 family protein, with translation MALFGFEKDTLLDLTVNIIPLGIIVFFIAAFAVVPAFGTDPVFSGLQFALMIAMFLLLAVLTYYAGKAIENAEKKQASAEEASAVEEPSGEVSGLDDTGVEEERALDDDGDDH, from the coding sequence ATGGCTCTGTTCGGGTTCGAGAAAGACACCCTGCTTGACCTCACCGTCAACATCATTCCGCTGGGCATCATCGTCTTCTTCATCGCGGCGTTCGCAGTCGTGCCCGCGTTCGGCACGGACCCCGTGTTCAGCGGATTGCAGTTCGCACTGATGATCGCGATGTTCCTCCTGCTGGCGGTCCTGACCTACTACGCTGGCAAGGCTATCGAGAACGCGGAGAAGAAACAGGCGTCCGCCGAGGAAGCCAGCGCCGTCGAGGAACCCTCGGGCGAAGTGAGCGGCCTCGACGACACCGGCGTCGAAGAAGAACGGGCACTCGACGACGACGGCGACGACCACTAA
- a CDS encoding DUF7527 domain-containing protein, with protein sequence MSTRTVELVSEWDSAPFDGGFEGLRSLSDQDFSGVVVAGPARLFMLKGTVVGILDGDIDDFESGGTAREAPHEALPLLAVMQERSDEVRAKYYTQETAISEVDRTLADGNFTGFVELSENVLSGDYYLVYHQGRSMSVAWVGSSKRLITDDDAFEQADDEVGIYEVKPAEISPVEIPEPPEDETAAESDADTVTGAEVAGTDADPPATDAAASTPDDSPADETAADDRRNDDAGGTAETTESGGPERGPGPAAGGPPGSKAAGASQGSRAGRAASSSERDEPANRTERQRSGRADERGESAGSTADSTTADSTTVDASAADSPRQAESTQPPDRAQDEATRRESSQNGATTTDPEPVEDGAFADVESTTPTPKQAESPATRQPEPEPEQGQSTPSSPAESDSGSGSLSLETRAIPSLDPDQSTTTADQVPDDASTQSAGASTSRTHDRREEAESTQPTSPPQSTPDRSQQRADRETARRQGSEQRQGQGGRQQVTELQAELDGKAAEIDRLEGEVADLEATNEELRTERDRLESELETAQAEIQELEGRISDLQSQSDDAATGGTRLSPVEAIDGTNLFVRYHSKGEATLKAAHDGDADPAQVEENLRLEYHTQFDASDTVVEGTAFETYLQESIHYRFVEWLIRNLLYEIRDTGHAGAMQGLYDALPEVDRAELNGKVSVTYTEDGQEHRSQEQFDVVVRDRMGNPLIVANINDSRQAATDGQMTTIVRNAERVGNASDSLAAAFLVTSSFFEPEALETAKEATSSGLFSRDKRKSFVNLSRKDGYHLCLLEARNKEFHLAVPEL encoded by the coding sequence ATGAGTACCCGTACGGTCGAACTGGTTTCGGAGTGGGATTCCGCCCCCTTCGACGGCGGTTTCGAAGGGCTTCGGAGCCTCTCCGACCAAGACTTCTCCGGCGTCGTCGTCGCTGGACCGGCACGACTGTTCATGCTGAAGGGGACAGTCGTCGGCATCCTCGACGGCGACATCGACGACTTCGAGTCCGGTGGAACCGCTCGTGAAGCCCCGCACGAGGCACTGCCCCTCCTCGCGGTGATGCAAGAGCGTAGCGACGAGGTCAGAGCCAAGTACTACACGCAAGAGACAGCTATCTCCGAGGTCGACCGGACGCTGGCCGACGGCAACTTTACTGGGTTCGTCGAACTCTCCGAGAACGTCCTCTCGGGCGACTACTATCTCGTCTATCACCAGGGCCGCTCGATGAGCGTCGCGTGGGTGGGCAGTTCGAAGCGACTCATCACCGACGACGACGCGTTCGAGCAGGCCGACGACGAAGTGGGTATCTACGAGGTCAAACCGGCCGAGATTTCGCCGGTCGAGATTCCAGAACCGCCCGAGGACGAGACGGCGGCCGAATCAGACGCGGACACGGTCACCGGTGCGGAGGTCGCCGGGACCGACGCCGACCCGCCAGCGACCGACGCGGCGGCGTCGACGCCCGACGATTCGCCTGCGGACGAGACGGCGGCCGACGACCGACGGAACGACGACGCCGGGGGGACGGCCGAGACGACGGAGTCGGGCGGTCCCGAGCGCGGACCCGGTCCGGCGGCGGGCGGGCCGCCGGGGTCGAAAGCCGCCGGAGCCAGTCAGGGGTCCCGGGCCGGTCGAGCAGCGAGCTCCAGCGAACGGGACGAACCCGCGAACCGGACGGAGCGTCAGCGCTCCGGTCGCGCCGACGAACGCGGCGAGTCGGCCGGGTCGACGGCGGATAGCACGACGGCGGATAGCACGACGGTGGACGCGTCGGCGGCCGACTCGCCGCGGCAGGCCGAATCGACGCAACCGCCCGACCGAGCACAGGACGAGGCGACGCGGCGTGAATCCTCCCAGAACGGGGCTACCACGACCGACCCCGAACCGGTCGAAGACGGTGCGTTCGCCGACGTGGAATCGACCACGCCGACCCCGAAACAGGCCGAGTCCCCGGCGACGCGCCAACCGGAACCTGAACCCGAACAGGGCCAGTCCACCCCCTCCTCTCCCGCCGAGAGCGATAGCGGCTCGGGTTCCCTCTCGCTCGAAACGCGGGCCATCCCGTCGTTGGACCCGGACCAGTCGACCACGACGGCGGACCAGGTGCCTGACGACGCGTCGACACAATCGGCGGGCGCATCGACGAGTCGGACCCACGACCGGCGCGAGGAGGCAGAGTCGACACAGCCCACGTCTCCGCCGCAATCTACGCCCGACCGGTCGCAACAGCGGGCCGACCGAGAGACGGCGCGTCGTCAGGGGTCCGAACAGCGACAGGGGCAGGGCGGTCGACAGCAGGTAACCGAACTACAGGCGGAACTCGACGGCAAAGCGGCCGAAATCGACCGACTGGAGGGCGAAGTCGCCGACCTCGAAGCGACGAACGAGGAGCTACGGACCGAACGCGACCGCCTCGAATCGGAGTTGGAGACGGCGCAGGCCGAGATTCAGGAGTTAGAGGGCCGAATATCCGACCTGCAGAGTCAGAGCGACGACGCGGCGACCGGCGGGACGCGTCTCTCACCGGTCGAGGCCATCGACGGGACGAACCTGTTCGTCCGATACCACTCGAAGGGCGAGGCCACGTTGAAGGCGGCCCACGACGGCGACGCCGACCCGGCGCAGGTGGAGGAGAACCTCCGGCTTGAGTACCACACGCAGTTCGACGCCAGCGACACCGTCGTCGAGGGGACAGCGTTCGAGACGTACCTACAGGAAAGCATCCACTACCGGTTCGTCGAGTGGCTGATTCGCAACCTACTGTACGAAATCCGCGACACCGGCCACGCGGGCGCGATGCAAGGCCTCTACGACGCCCTGCCGGAAGTCGACCGGGCGGAACTGAACGGGAAGGTGTCGGTCACTTACACCGAGGACGGTCAGGAACACCGCTCACAGGAGCAGTTCGACGTGGTCGTCCGCGACCGGATGGGCAACCCGCTTATCGTCGCGAACATCAACGACTCCCGGCAGGCGGCGACGGACGGGCAGATGACGACAATCGTCCGTAACGCCGAGCGGGTCGGCAACGCGTCCGACTCGCTGGCGGCCGCGTTCCTCGTTACGAGCAGTTTCTTCGAACCGGAAGCGCTCGAAACCGCCAAGGAGGCGACTTCGAGCGGCCTGTTCAGTCGGGATAAGCGCAAAAGCTTCGTGAACCTCTCGCGCAAGGACGGCTACCACCTGTGTCTGCTAGAGGCACGAAACAAAGAGTTCCATCTCGCGGTTCCAGAACTCTGA
- a CDS encoding DUF7541 family protein, translating to MEEQPGLSDQYRTASPWPVFVALGLALSEVGVFIGLFPVAVFGLVLFGGSIAGILTESGYTDRPWPTLLAVGGILASLAIGIALVQVPMADITLANVGEGELLTRLVAVVVAGVVMTAMGGVASILEQTSA from the coding sequence ATGGAAGAGCAACCGGGATTGAGCGACCAGTACCGGACCGCGAGTCCGTGGCCGGTGTTCGTCGCGCTGGGACTGGCACTCTCGGAGGTCGGCGTCTTCATCGGGTTGTTCCCCGTGGCCGTCTTCGGCCTCGTCCTCTTCGGCGGCAGTATCGCCGGTATCCTCACGGAGTCGGGCTACACCGACCGCCCGTGGCCGACACTGCTGGCCGTCGGTGGGATTCTCGCCAGCCTCGCGATTGGGATAGCGCTGGTGCAGGTGCCGATGGCCGACATCACTCTCGCCAACGTCGGCGAGGGGGAACTGCTCACCCGACTCGTCGCTGTCGTCGTCGCGGGCGTCGTCATGACTGCGATGGGCGGCGTGGCGTCCATCTTAGAACAGACGAGCGCCTGA
- a CDS encoding methytransferase partner Trm112, translating into MKEDLMDIICCPLDKHDLELAVDERDGEEILSGQLVCTECGEAFPIEDGIPNLLPPDMRDEAPA; encoded by the coding sequence ATGAAAGAGGACCTGATGGACATCATCTGCTGTCCGCTGGACAAACACGACCTCGAACTCGCCGTCGACGAACGCGACGGCGAGGAGATTCTGTCGGGCCAGTTGGTCTGTACGGAGTGCGGCGAGGCGTTCCCCATCGAAGACGGCATCCCGAACCTCCTGCCGCCGGATATGCGCGACGAAGCACCCGCGTAA
- a CDS encoding adenylosuccinate synthase, with protein sequence MTVTIVGSQLGDEGKGGIVDLYGDDADVVARYQGGDNAGHTVVHEGEKYKLSLVPSGAIRGKVGVLGNGCVVNPRTLFAEIDTLQDRGLDPDVRVAERAHVILPYHRILDGIEEEVKSESGDEVGTTGRGIGPTYEDKAGRRGIRVGDLLDPDVLRERLEYVVPQKRAVVEDVYGIAVEDLENPEALDVDALFEEYREFGRRFEEAGMPVNAGQFLTDAMAEGEQVMIEGAQGTIIDIDHGNYPYVTSSNPTAGGAATGTGLSPGVVGSGEVIGIVKGYLTRVGSGPLPTELGGVVGDTPGYEAQGEGENEELAHQIREEGGEYGTVTGRPRRVGWLDMPMLRHATRVSGFTGLAINHLDVLAGLDEVKVGHTYTLDGEELATMPARTEQWAECEANLRSFDGWEAVDWAAAAEEGYEALPENARTYVEYIEDELDTPAYAIGVGPGRGETIVRKQPF encoded by the coding sequence ATGACCGTAACCATCGTCGGCTCGCAGCTCGGCGACGAGGGGAAGGGCGGCATCGTCGACCTGTACGGCGACGACGCGGACGTCGTCGCGCGCTATCAGGGCGGCGACAACGCCGGCCATACCGTCGTTCACGAGGGCGAGAAGTACAAGCTCTCGCTCGTTCCGAGCGGAGCCATCCGCGGCAAGGTCGGCGTACTCGGCAACGGGTGCGTCGTCAACCCGCGAACGCTGTTCGCAGAGATAGACACGTTGCAGGACCGCGGGCTGGACCCCGACGTTCGCGTCGCCGAACGGGCACACGTCATTCTCCCGTACCACCGTATTCTCGACGGTATCGAGGAGGAAGTGAAGAGCGAGTCCGGCGACGAGGTGGGGACCACCGGTCGCGGTATCGGCCCGACCTACGAGGACAAGGCCGGTCGTCGCGGGATTCGCGTCGGGGACCTGCTGGACCCCGACGTGCTCCGCGAGCGACTGGAGTACGTCGTCCCGCAGAAGCGCGCCGTCGTCGAGGACGTGTACGGAATCGCCGTCGAGGACTTAGAGAATCCCGAGGCGCTCGACGTGGACGCGCTGTTCGAGGAGTACCGCGAGTTCGGCCGTCGCTTCGAGGAAGCGGGGATGCCGGTCAACGCCGGGCAGTTCCTCACCGACGCGATGGCCGAAGGTGAGCAAGTGATGATAGAGGGCGCACAGGGGACCATCATCGACATCGACCACGGCAACTACCCCTACGTCACGTCCTCGAACCCAACCGCTGGCGGCGCGGCGACGGGCACGGGACTCAGCCCCGGCGTCGTCGGGAGCGGGGAGGTAATCGGTATCGTCAAAGGCTATCTCACGCGCGTGGGCAGCGGCCCACTGCCGACGGAACTCGGTGGCGTCGTCGGTGACACGCCCGGCTACGAGGCGCAGGGCGAGGGCGAGAACGAGGAACTGGCCCACCAGATTCGCGAGGAAGGCGGCGAGTACGGGACGGTTACCGGCCGCCCGCGGCGGGTCGGCTGGCTGGACATGCCGATGCTTCGGCACGCCACCCGCGTCTCCGGGTTCACCGGCCTCGCTATCAACCACCTCGACGTGCTGGCCGGACTGGACGAGGTGAAGGTCGGCCACACGTACACGCTGGACGGCGAGGAACTCGCCACGATGCCAGCCCGAACCGAGCAGTGGGCGGAGTGTGAGGCGAACTTGCGTTCGTTCGACGGCTGGGAGGCCGTCGACTGGGCGGCCGCGGCCGAGGAGGGCTACGAGGCGCTCCCCGAGAACGCACGCACGTACGTCGAGTATATCGAGGACGAACTCGACACACCCGCCTACGCCATCGGCGTCGGCCCGGGCCGCGGCGAGACCATCGTTCGCAAACAGCCCTTCTGA
- a CDS encoding DR2241 family protein produces the protein MDEDPVDALVATAPDGIAFDGLTVDREDDRYAFETPAESHDSLDEADLRSVAADSPYVSNWYFWHAVAPQTDHRWAFLRWLEGADDRGFDDRYDALAGGLTTEWGQLRITASLDESGGRSYALRHVDDADDADSALESYDDSLAARDIAKHDDDGGYRPLKTAPSLQTGWQFPALGPAELVDAVHAVYPATVPNWYREREGELDVTHWHETVERQTGIYGVVKTWDRGDGHEHVDWVAEACCDDSQCLKRREWQYDEDTELAVDGGDGAFPCREPCSLVITAARKWTKLEAEEPQTYEFELTPSEKEQVEEIIDAVADGRTADIREADIYDGANRYRTRFLRAKLFDDDGNLCGVETDDE, from the coding sequence ATGGACGAGGACCCCGTGGACGCGCTGGTGGCTACCGCGCCGGACGGTATCGCCTTCGACGGCCTCACTGTCGACCGCGAGGACGACCGATACGCGTTCGAGACGCCCGCGGAATCCCACGACAGTTTAGACGAGGCCGACCTGCGCTCGGTCGCGGCCGACTCGCCGTACGTCTCGAACTGGTACTTCTGGCACGCCGTCGCGCCCCAGACCGACCACCGCTGGGCGTTCCTCCGGTGGCTGGAAGGGGCCGACGACCGGGGTTTCGACGACCGGTACGACGCGCTCGCCGGGGGCCTGACGACGGAGTGGGGCCAACTCCGAATCACCGCTTCGCTCGACGAAAGCGGCGGTCGCTCGTACGCGCTCCGCCACGTCGACGACGCTGACGACGCGGACAGCGCGCTCGAATCGTACGACGACTCGCTGGCGGCCCGCGACATCGCGAAACACGACGACGATGGCGGGTATCGGCCGCTGAAGACCGCCCCGTCGCTCCAGACCGGATGGCAGTTCCCGGCGCTCGGACCGGCCGAACTCGTCGACGCCGTCCACGCCGTCTACCCGGCGACGGTCCCGAACTGGTACCGCGAGCGCGAGGGGGAACTGGACGTTACTCACTGGCACGAGACGGTCGAACGGCAGACCGGTATCTACGGCGTCGTCAAGACCTGGGACCGCGGCGACGGCCACGAGCACGTCGACTGGGTCGCCGAGGCCTGCTGTGACGACTCCCAATGTCTGAAGCGTCGGGAGTGGCAGTACGACGAGGACACGGAGTTGGCAGTCGACGGCGGGGACGGCGCCTTCCCCTGCCGGGAACCCTGCTCGCTGGTCATCACCGCCGCCCGCAAGTGGACGAAACTCGAGGCCGAGGAGCCACAGACATACGAGTTCGAGTTGACCCCGAGCGAGAAGGAACAGGTCGAAGAAATCATCGACGCCGTGGCCGACGGTCGCACGGCCGACATCCGCGAGGCCGACATCTATGACGGCGCGAACCGCTACCGCACGCGGTTTTTGCGGGCGAAACTGTTCGACGACGACGGGAACCTCTGTGGCGTCGAAACCGACGACGAGTAA
- the cysS gene encoding cysteine--tRNA ligase, whose amino-acid sequence MTLRVTNTLTGETEPFEPRDPDSVLLYYCGLTTSDPPHLGHARGWVHVDVMCRWLEWLGYDVRHVENFTDVNEKIVARVGEDGDSEAEVARHYVRQVIEDMRSLNLDRAEVYPRVSEHVPEIISLVERLVEGGHAYEADGSVYFDVTSFEEYGKLSNQKVEDIEAQGEDTEGEKRHPADFALWKAGGVDPEDIAEHQHPAAAPAEEACRTAQTWDSPWGEGRPGWHIECSAMSMSHLDETIDIHVGGQDLVFPHHENEVAQSEAATGQRFANYWLHVRLLETKGEKMSSSLGNYFTVADAVAEFGPDVLRTFLLSTAYSSRATYSEATIGEAEERWDRLERGYDRAVEACDSVDAYATVTDERLRAAVDEARADFEAAMNDDFNTREATTALLDVTGAVNAHVDGHDGAYDFRGLRRAVETFEEFGGGILGLSFGEGGESDGDVTLAGDIVELVLDVREQERAAGNYERADELRDELEALGVEVQDTDDGPTYRL is encoded by the coding sequence ATGACGCTACGCGTGACGAACACGCTGACCGGCGAGACAGAGCCGTTCGAGCCACGCGACCCCGACTCCGTTCTCCTGTACTACTGCGGCCTGACGACCTCCGACCCGCCTCACCTCGGCCACGCCCGCGGGTGGGTCCACGTCGACGTGATGTGTCGCTGGCTGGAGTGGTTGGGCTACGACGTGCGCCACGTCGAGAACTTCACCGACGTGAACGAGAAAATCGTCGCCCGCGTCGGTGAAGACGGTGACAGCGAGGCCGAGGTGGCCCGCCACTACGTCCGGCAGGTCATCGAGGACATGCGCTCGCTGAACCTCGACCGGGCAGAGGTGTACCCCCGCGTCTCCGAGCACGTCCCCGAAATCATCTCGCTCGTCGAGCGACTCGTCGAGGGCGGGCACGCCTACGAGGCCGACGGGTCGGTGTACTTCGACGTGACGAGTTTCGAGGAGTACGGCAAACTCTCGAACCAGAAGGTCGAAGACATCGAAGCACAGGGCGAGGACACCGAGGGGGAGAAGCGCCACCCCGCAGACTTCGCGCTCTGGAAGGCCGGTGGCGTCGACCCCGAGGACATCGCCGAGCACCAGCACCCAGCGGCCGCCCCCGCCGAGGAAGCCTGCCGGACCGCCCAGACGTGGGACTCGCCGTGGGGCGAGGGCCGGCCGGGTTGGCACATCGAGTGTTCGGCGATGTCGATGTCCCACTTGGACGAAACCATCGACATCCACGTCGGCGGGCAGGACCTCGTGTTCCCCCACCACGAGAACGAGGTGGCCCAGAGCGAGGCCGCGACCGGCCAGCGCTTTGCCAACTACTGGCTCCACGTCCGCCTGCTGGAGACGAAAGGCGAGAAGATGTCCTCCTCGCTCGGCAACTACTTCACCGTCGCCGACGCCGTCGCGGAGTTCGGTCCGGACGTGCTCCGGACCTTCCTGCTCTCGACGGCCTACTCCTCGCGGGCCACCTACAGCGAGGCCACCATCGGCGAGGCCGAGGAGCGCTGGGACCGCCTCGAACGCGGCTACGACCGGGCCGTCGAGGCCTGTGACAGCGTCGACGCCTACGCGACGGTGACCGACGAACGGCTCCGGGCGGCAGTCGACGAGGCCCGTGCCGACTTCGAGGCGGCGATGAACGACGACTTCAACACCCGGGAGGCGACGACCGCACTGCTGGACGTCACGGGCGCCGTCAACGCCCACGTCGACGGCCACGATGGCGCGTACGATTTCCGCGGACTCCGACGCGCCGTCGAGACGTTCGAGGAGTTCGGCGGCGGTATCCTCGGACTCTCCTTCGGCGAGGGCGGCGAGAGCGATGGCGACGTGACACTGGCCGGTGACATCGTCGAACTCGTCCTCGACGTGCGCGAACAAGAGCGCGCCGCCGGCAACTACGAGCGGGCCGACGAACTGCGGGACGAACTCGAAGCGCTCGGCGTCGAGGTGCAGGACACCGACGACGGCCCGACGTATCGGTTGTAG